A stretch of Henckelia pumila isolate YLH828 chromosome 4, ASM3356847v2, whole genome shotgun sequence DNA encodes these proteins:
- the LOC140861160 gene encoding serine carboxypeptidase 1-like, translating into MKGAFVLFLYVLYLSATVHCYGAVQRDALEAFINFRREKVSENYDVEDFSSEYLPVYVGPQEGLKDADRILALPGQPAVNFSQYSGYVTVDPTAGRALFYWLTESEDSATKPLVLWLNGGPGCSSIGAGALTELGPFRVNPDGKTLWYNNNAWNNLANIIFLESPAGVGFSYSNTSSDYITGDKRTAADSYTFLINWLERFPEYKTRDFYITGESYAGHYVPQLADLILKNNKITNQTVINLKGIAIGNALIDSEDHGKGEFDFLWTHALISDEIHQGLVENCNMSYGAHLTQACLDYVYQAYIVAPGNIYHYNIYAPLCSSSSNSSSVSGFDPCSDNYVSVYLNTPEVQKALHANVTGISGPWAACNDSIHSNWQDWPFTVLPIIKELMASGIRVWIYSGDIDLVVPVTATRYSMSRLASSVKTPWYSWYNQGEVGGYVVEYENVTFVTVRGAGHFVPSYQPERALVLFSSFLEGKLPPSDG; encoded by the exons ATGAAAGGGGCTTTTGTTCTTTTCCTCTATGTTCTCTATCTATCGGCTACGGTGCACTGCTATGGCGCAGTACAACGAGACGCTCTTGAAGCATTCATCAATTTTAGAAGGGAAAAAGTCTCAGAAAATTACGACGTTGAAGATTTTTCGTCTGAATATTTACCGGTATATGTGGGACCTCAAGAGGGACTGAAGGATGCAGATCGAATACTAGCATTGCCTGGTCAACCGGCAGTGAACTTTTCTCAGTATTCGGGTTATGTGACGGTTGATCCTACTGCAGGGCGAGCACTGTTTTATTGGTTAACAGAGTCCGAAGACTCGGCTACCAAGCCTTTAGTGTTGTGGCTAAATGGAg GGCCTGGATGCTCTTCTATAGGAGCCGGAGCACTGACAGAACTTGGACCGTTCCGAGTAAATCCAGATGGGAAAACTCTATGGTATAACAATAATGCTTGGAACAATT TGGCAAATATCATATTCTTGGAATCTCCTGCTGGAGTCGGATTCTCGTACTCGAATACATCATCTGATTACATAACAGGAGACAAGAGAACAGCAGCAGATTCTTACACGTTTTTAATCAACTGGTTAGAAAGATTCCCAGAGTATAAAACCCGAGATTTCTACATAACCGGAGAGAGTTATGCCGGTCATTACGTACCTCAGCTTGCTGATTTAATCcttaaaaacaacaaaataacaaACCAAACTGTCATAAACTTAAAGGGGATTGCG ATTGGGAATGCATTGATTGACAGTGAAGATCATGGGAAAGGCGAGTTTGATTTCCTATGGACACACGCCCTCATATCCGATGAGATTCATCAGGGCCTTGTAGAAAACTGTAATATGTCATATGGCGCCCATTTGACACAAGCCTGTTTAGATTATGTGTATCAAGCATATATTGTTGCTCCAGGCAACATCTACCATTATAACATATATGCTCCGTTATGctcttcttcttcaaattcATCATCG GTGTCTGGATTTGATCCATGCTCAGATAACTATGTCTCTGTGTACTTGAATACTCCTGAAGTGCAGAAGGCTCTTCATGCCAATGTCACCGGAATTTCGGGACCGTGGGCTGCCTGCAA TGACTCCATACATTCTAACTGGCAGGATTGGCCATTTACAGTGTTACCTATTATTAAGGAATTGATGGCTAGTGGCATTAGAGTTTGGATCTATAG TGGGGATATAGACCTTGTGGTACCAGTTACAGCAACTAGGTACTCCATGTCGAGGCTGGCTTCATCAGTCAAGACACCTTGGTATTCATGGTACAACCAAGGCGAG GTTGGAGGTTATGTGGTGGAATATGAGAATGTAACATTCGTAACAGTACGTGGAGCTGGACATTTTGTACCAAGTTACCAACCCGAGCGTGCACTTGTCTTATTTTCTTCGTTTCTCGAAGGAAAGCTTCCTCCAAGTGATGGATAA
- the LOC140861159 gene encoding serine carboxypeptidase 1-like encodes MNGVFVVFLSVLYLSASVQCSGGVQRDVVEAFINFRRAKVSKNYHFEDVSTEYSPVYVAPDQEGLKDADRILALPGQPAVNFSQYSGYVTVDPTAGRALFYWLTESEDSSTKPLVLWLNGGPGCSSIGAGAMTELGPFRVNPDGKTLWYNNNAWNNLANILFLESPAGVGFSYSNTSSDYVTGDKRTAADSYTFLINWLERFPEYKTRDFYITGESYAGHYVPQLADLILKNNKITNQTIIKLKGIAIGNALIDSEDAEKGQVDFLWTHALISDEIHQGIVDNCNMSYDANVTQVCLDYVYQADNAVGNVYPYNIYAPLCSSSSNSPPVSGFDPCSDNYVSVYLNTPEVQKALHANVTGIPGPWADCNFSINSNWQDWPSTILPIIKELMDSGIRVWIYSGDIDLVIPVTTTRYSMPRLGSSVKTPWYPWYNQGEVGGYAVQYENVTFVTVRGAGHFVPSYQPERALVLFSTFLQGKLPPSDG; translated from the exons ATGAATGGAGTTTTCGTTGTTTTCCTATCTGTTCTGTATCTATCGGCTTCGGTGCAATGCTCTGGTGGGGTGCAACGAGACGTTGTCGAAGCATTCATCAACTTTAGGAGGGCGAAAGTTTCGAAAAATTACCATTTTGAAGATGTTTCTACTGAATATTCACCCGTATATGTAGCACCTGATCAGGAGGGACTAAAGGATGCTGATCGAATACTAGCGCTGCCTGGTCAACCGGCGGTGAACTTTTCTCAGTATTCGGGCTATGTCACGGTCGATCCCACTGCAGGGCGAGCCCTGTTTTATTGGTTAACAGAGTCCGAAGACTCGTCTACCAAGCCTCTAGTGTTGTGGCTAAATGGAG GGCCTGGATGCTCTTCTATAGGAGCCGGAGCAATGACAGAACTCGGACCGTTTCGAGTAAATCCAGATGGGAAAACTCTATGGTATAACAATAATGCTTGGAACAATC TGGCAAATATCCTATTCTTGGAATCTCCTGCTGGAGTTGGATTCTCGTACTCGAATACATCGTCTGATTATGTAACAGGAGACAAAAGAACAGCAGCAGATTCTTACACCTTTTTAATCAACTGGTTAGAAAGATTCCCAGAGTATAAAACCCGAGATTTCTACATAACCGGAGAGAGTTATGCCGGTCATTACGTACCTCAACTTGCTGATTTAATCcttaaaaacaacaaaataacaaACCAAACTATCATAAAATTGAAGGGGATTGCG ATTGGAAATGCTTTAATTGATAGTGAAGATGCAGAAAAAGGACAGGTTGATTTCCTATGGACGCACGCCCTCATATCCGACGAGATCCACCAGGGCATTGTAGATAACTGTAATATGTCGTATGACGCCAATGTGACACAAGTGTGTTTAGATTATGTGTATCAAGCAGATAATGCCGTAGGCAATGTCTACCCTTACAACATTTACGCTCCGCTGTgctcttcatcttcaaattctcCACCG gTATCTGGATTTGATCCATGCTCAGATAACTATGTCTCTGTGTACTTGAATACTCCTGAAGTGCAGAAGGCTCTTCATGCCAATGTCACCGGAATTCCGGGACCTTGGGCTGATTGCAA CTTCTCCATAAATTCTAACTGGCAGGATTGGCCATCTACTATATTACCTATCATTAAGGAATTGATGGATAGTGGCATAAGAGTTTGGATCTATAG TGGAGATATAGACCTTGTGATACCAGTTACAACCACTCGTTACTCCATGCCGAGGCTCGGGTCATCAGTCAAGACTCCTTGGTATCCATGGTACAACCAAGGCGAG GTGGGAGGTTATGCGGTGCAATATGAGAATGTAACATTTGTGACAGTACGTGGAGCTGGACATTTTGTACCAAGTTACCAGCCCGAACGTGCACTTGTCTTGTTTTCTACGTTTCTCCAAGGAAAGCTTCCTCCAAGTGATGGATAA
- the LOC140863928 gene encoding serine carboxypeptidase 1-like, translating into MKGGFILLLFVLCYVDSVKCYGGRGYDPLGKFLKAQRLKKSRNHVTNYASPTVYSPVYVASQEGLKEADAISLLPGQPKVNFSQYSGYVTVDPTAGRALFYYFAEAEEPSSKPLVLWLNGGPGCSSIGSGAMTENGPFRVNPDGKTLWYNQYAWNNVANVLFLESPAGVGFSYSNTTSDYVTGDKRTAADSYTFLVNWLDRFPEYKTRDFFITGESYAGHYVPQLADLILENNKITNQTVINLKGIAIGNAYIDYTDRWTGTYDHYWTSALISDETHQGIVSNCNFSSSDFPESGSCVEYEGQADSEVGTVYVYDVYAPLCGSPSTAPSISNFDPCSGDYVDAYLNTQEVQKALHVTGIPVSWADCNYDIHFDWQDEPDTVLPVIKKLMASGITVWIYSGDTDNIIPVTTTRYSFPKLGAPVKTPWYPWYYQHEVGGYVVGYQNVTFVTIRGSGHFVPSYQPGRALAFFTSFLNGKLPPGQN; encoded by the exons ATGAAAGGTGGTTTCATTTtgcttttgtttgttttgtgcTATGTTGATTCTGTCAAGTGTTACGGTGGAAGGGGGTATGATCCTCTTGGAAAGTTTCTGAAGGCTCAAAGGTTAAAAAAATCGCGCAATCATGTTACTAACTACGCCTCCCCAACCGTGTATTCGCCGGTTTATGTTGCATCTCAGGAGGGACTAAAAGAAGCTGATGCAATATCACTTTTGCCTGGTCAGCCAAAAGTTAATTTTTCTCAATATTCAGGATATGTCACGGTCGATCCAACCGCGGGTCGCGCACTTTTTTATTACTTTGCTGAAGCCGAGGAGCCTTCCAGCAAACCACTAGTGCTGTGGCTAAATGGAG GGCCTGGTTGCTCATCAATAGGGTCTGGTGCAATGACCGAAAACGGGCCGTTTCGAGTGAACCCTGACGGGAAAACATTATGGTACAACCAGTATGCTTGGAACAATG TGGCAAATGTGCTGTTCTTGGAATCCCCGGCTGGCGTTGGATTTTCTTACTCGAATACAACATCAGACTATGTTACAGGAGACAAAAGAACCGCTGCAGATTCTTACACCTTTCTAGTTAACTGGTTGGATCGATTTCCAGAGTATAAAACCCGAGATTTCTTCATAACCGGAGAGAGTTATGCTGGTCACTACGTCCCTCAGCTTGCTGATCTGATCCTcgaaaacaacaaaatcacaaaTCAGACAGTCATTAACTTAAAGGGAATAGCA ATTGGAAATGCCTACATAGACTATACGGATAGGTGGACGGGCACATACGATCACTACTGGACTAGTGCCCTCATATCGGATGAAACCCACCAGGGAATCGTCTCGAACTGCAACTTTTCTTCTTCGGACTTTCCTGAATCAGGTTCCTGTGTGGAGTATGAAGGTCAAGCTGATTCAGAGGTAGGGACCGTGTACGTTTACGACGTGTATGCACCATTATGCGGTTCCCCTTCAACAGCACCCTCG ATATCCAATTTCGATCCATGCTCAGGCGATTATGTAGACGCTTATTTGAACACACAGGAGGTTCAGAAGGCTCTCCATGTTACTGGAATTCCTGTCTCCTGGGCAGATTGCAA CTACGACATACATTTCGACTGGCAGGATGAGCCGGACACGGTATTACCGGTGATCAAGAAATTGATGGCTAGTGGCATTACTGTTTGGATTTACAG TGGAGATACAGACAATATAATTCCAGTGACAACAACAAGGTATTCATTTCCTAAACTTGGCGCACCCGTGAAAACGCCATGGTACCCTTGGTACTATCAACACGAG GTTGGAGGGTATGTGGTCGGGTATCAGAATGTGACATTTGTGACCATAAGAGGGTCAGGACATTTTGTTCCGAGCTACCAGCCTGGACGCGCGCTTGCCTTTTTCACGTCGTTTTTGAACGGAAAGCTGCCTCCCGGTCAGAACTAG
- the LOC140861161 gene encoding serine carboxypeptidase 1-like gives MEQGFQCGGFVANMKGASIVSLCVLYLSALVRCYGGQEQDVLEAFINSRRARVSESHDVEDFSTEYSPMYVAPQEGLKDADRILALPGQPAVNFSQYSGYVTIDPAAGRALFYWLTESEDSATKPLVLWLNGGPGCSSIGAGALTELGPFRVNPDGKTLWYNNNAWNNLANIIFLESPAGVGFSYSNTSSDYITGDKKTAADSYIFLVNWLERFPEYKIRDFYITGESYAGHYVPQLADLILKNNKITNQTVINLKGIAIGNAYIDDEDQPKGSFDYLWTHALISDEIHQGIVENCNMSYDANVTQVCGDYLNQAYTARGHIYPYDIYAPWCTSSSNSSSVPRFDPCSSQYVSVYLNTPEVQKALHANVTGILGPWSNCNGYVGNHWQDIPVTVLPVIKELMASGIRVWIYSGDTDRAVTVTTTRYSLSKLGSLVKTPWYPWYSLGEVGGYVVEYQNITFVTVRGSGHFVPSYQPERALAMFSSFLEGKLPPGSK, from the exons ATGGAACAGGGCTTTCAATGCGGTGGATTCGTAGCAAATATGAAAGGGGCTTCTATTGTTTCCCTTTGTGTTCTGTATCTATCGGCTTTGGTGCGATGCTACGGCGGCCAGGAACAAGACGTTCTTGAAGCATTCATCAACTCTCGGAGGGCCAGAGTCTCAGAAAGTCACGACGTTGAAGATTTTTCGACCGAATATTCACCCATGTATGTGGCACCTCAGGAAGGACTAAAGGATGCAGATCGAATACTAGCGTTGCCTGGTCAACCGGCAGTGAACTTTTCTCAGTATTCCGGTTATGTGACGATCGATCCTGCTGCAGGACGAGCACTGTTTTATTGGTTAACAGAGTCCGAAGACTCGGCTACCAAGCCTTTAGTGCTGTGGCTAAATGGAG GGCCTGGATGCTCTTCTATAGGAGCCGGAGCACTGACAGAACTTGGACCGTTTCGAGTAAATCCAGATGGGAAAACTCTATGGTATAACAACAATGCTTGGAATAATT TGGCAAATATCATATTCCTGGAATCTCCTGCCGGAGTTGGATTCTCGTACTCGAATACATCATCTGACTATATAACAGGAGACAAAAAAACAGCAGCAGATTCCTATATTTTTTTAGTAAACTGGTTGGAAAGATTCCCCGAGTATAAAATCCGAGATTTCTACATAACTGGAGAGAGTTACGCCGGTCATTACGTGCCTCAGCTTGCTGATTTAATTCttaaaaacaacaaaatcacaaaCCAAACTGTCATAAACTTAAAAGGGATTGCT ATTGGGAATGCATATATTGATGATGAAGATCAACCGAAGGGCTCATTCGATTACCTCTGGACACACGCCCTCATATCTGATGAAATTCACCAGGGCATTGTAGAAAACTGTAATATGTCGTATGACGCCAATGTCACTCAAGTCTGCGGAGATTATTTGAATCAGGCATATACTGCTAGAGGACACATATACCCTTATGATATTTATGCTCCTTGGTGCActtcatcttcaaattcctCCTCG GTGCCTAGATTTGATCCATGCTCAAGTCAATATGTCTCTGTGTACTTGAATACTCCTGAAGTGCAGAAGGCTCTTCATGCCAATGTCACCGGAATTCTGGGGCCATGGTCTAACTGCAA CGGTTACGTAGGTAATCACTGGCAGGATATACCAGTCACAGTATTACCTGTCATTAAGGAATTGATGGCCAGTGGAATTAGAGTTTGGATCTATAG TGGGGATACAGACCGTGCGGTAACAGTTACGACGACTAGGTACTCGTTGTCTAAGCTGGGGTCATTAGTCAAGACTCCTTGGTATCCATGGTATAGCCTAGGCGAG GTGGGAGGTTACGTGGTGGAATATCAAAACATAACATTTGTGACTGTACGAGGATCAGGACATTTTGTACCAAGTTACCAACCCGAACGGGCACTTGCCATGTTTTCATCCTTTTTAGAGGGAAAGCTTCCTCCAGGCTCCAAGTGA